The Streptomyces sp. NL15-2K genome contains a region encoding:
- a CDS encoding wax ester/triacylglycerol synthase domain-containing protein, whose protein sequence is MDLTMHHMAQTYPATPQTIGVVLHLDGTPPSLGELRSHVAKHLYHEPRLTHYLQGPGLRARWQHEAAPNLETRIRTQHVPPGDSHFDNVLRELAEHPLPDQGPLWDVWLLSGYATNRYAICCRAHHSAQDGMGLISTLHTLFGTTNPPAAAPVARTGPRTYLRTVRSTLTACTANGIWTDPARPLSGTRHLNWASVSTQYLRTAAVARGGDTNDAFLAALSGALRTWCSEHWPRGAGRPLPAITMVNLRRAGDRARPGNLFAFAPLALPCEESTAQARLDHVVAANRATKDPAHQNALRVLMDLTPARAFHTMAGWLTTPARAPISASYLAIHRPLAYRGDPVTHIQPFTWLPRNQPASVVACSYDGNTSVCFATDAALPAARSLPALLADAADELTTRLVRSRAKAPSRLEGPEIPTPVAAPVDKDTTAIVIDFTLIKNLLVDHGALPAGPITQDATQSQAGIDSMAVTALSMALEDRLGLIITEHDLAQAPTVADLVDLVTRRAAPPTGS, encoded by the coding sequence ATGGACCTGACCATGCATCACATGGCTCAGACCTACCCCGCGACCCCCCAGACCATCGGAGTGGTCCTCCACCTGGACGGAACGCCGCCCTCCCTCGGTGAACTCCGCAGCCACGTCGCCAAGCACCTTTACCACGAGCCACGCCTCACCCACTACCTCCAAGGACCCGGGCTCAGGGCCCGCTGGCAACACGAGGCCGCCCCGAACCTCGAAACACGCATCCGCACACAACATGTCCCACCCGGCGACTCCCACTTCGACAACGTCCTTCGCGAGCTGGCGGAACACCCACTACCCGACCAAGGCCCCCTGTGGGACGTATGGCTACTGTCCGGTTACGCCACCAACCGCTATGCCATCTGCTGCCGAGCTCACCACAGCGCCCAGGACGGCATGGGCCTCATCAGCACTCTGCACACGCTCTTCGGCACCACCAACCCGCCCGCCGCGGCACCTGTAGCCCGCACCGGCCCCAGGACCTACCTGCGCACGGTGCGCAGCACCCTCACGGCTTGCACCGCCAACGGCATCTGGACCGATCCCGCACGGCCTCTGAGCGGTACCCGCCACCTCAACTGGGCGTCGGTTTCCACCCAGTACCTCCGCACCGCGGCTGTGGCGCGTGGCGGTGACACCAACGACGCCTTCCTGGCTGCTCTCAGTGGGGCGTTGCGCACGTGGTGCTCCGAACACTGGCCCAGGGGCGCTGGAAGGCCCTTGCCCGCCATCACGATGGTCAACCTGCGCCGTGCCGGAGACCGCGCACGGCCCGGCAACCTGTTCGCCTTCGCCCCCCTCGCACTCCCTTGCGAGGAGTCAACGGCTCAAGCCCGCCTCGACCACGTTGTCGCAGCGAACCGTGCCACCAAAGACCCCGCCCACCAAAATGCCCTGCGGGTGCTGATGGACCTCACCCCCGCCCGGGCGTTTCACACGATGGCCGGCTGGCTGACCACGCCCGCCAGGGCGCCCATTTCCGCTTCGTACCTGGCAATTCACCGGCCCCTGGCCTACCGGGGCGACCCCGTCACCCATATCCAGCCCTTCACCTGGCTGCCGCGCAATCAGCCAGCGTCCGTCGTCGCCTGCAGTTACGACGGCAACACCAGCGTCTGCTTCGCCACCGACGCAGCACTTCCCGCAGCCCGCAGTCTTCCCGCTCTGCTCGCCGATGCAGCCGACGAGCTGACGACCCGACTGGTTCGTTCCCGGGCAAAAGCACCGAGCCGACTTGAAGGCCCTGAAATCCCGACTCCCGTGGCCGCCCCGGTCGACAAAGACACCACCGCAATCGTCATCGACTTCACGCTCATCAAGAACCTGCTGGTCGACCACGGGGCTCTGCCCGCCGGGCCGATCACACAGGATGCGACCCAATCGCAGGCAGGCATCGACTCCATGGCAGTCACCGCACTGTCCATGGCGCTCGAGGACCGACTCGGCCTGATCATCACCGAACATGACCTGGCGCAAGCTCCCACCGTTGCAGACCTGGTCGACCTTGTCACCCGGCGCGCCGCACCCCCGACCGGCAGCTGA
- a CDS encoding prenyltransferase/squalene oxidase repeat-containing protein, whose product MSALHPWAAVQVTAVKAVLGRTAGKPLPSADDLDLLASTQRRGTVWEGNLLIHLSVLHTLAVLPGMGATVEEGLRTALLHQREDGGMPFVTDTDTWCTVTAGLALHAAGAPRPVLHRVARHLVTVQQEDGGWSYTDRARLSDTDCTSVAIEFLHQLDPRVYRDSIRRGVGALIAVRGADGGFPTYGAGTPSEACMTAAAINALSTQDHLPNGVVGSALHYLANSQDQDGCFPPGWSRSRLHTLFRVHLAASHAGRPAFPVVRAMQERITSLVCAAQREDGGFGLQDGSRSDAISTSYALIILAAGCPDPAPAVRAARYLLSHVRADGSVDSPPDMVGPRPFPYHVPVLADAFTLLALGHLNSRIQPSRPMAEGPRHGGARPFERTAP is encoded by the coding sequence GTGAGTGCACTGCACCCCTGGGCCGCCGTGCAGGTCACCGCAGTCAAGGCTGTCCTCGGCCGGACAGCCGGGAAGCCGTTGCCCTCTGCCGATGACCTCGACTTGCTGGCGTCCACGCAGCGACGCGGGACCGTGTGGGAGGGCAATCTCCTCATCCATCTCTCGGTCCTGCACACCCTCGCGGTCCTGCCCGGGATGGGCGCCACGGTCGAGGAGGGTCTTCGAACAGCACTCCTTCACCAGCGTGAAGACGGAGGCATGCCGTTCGTCACCGACACGGACACATGGTGCACGGTCACCGCAGGGCTCGCCCTGCACGCCGCTGGTGCACCACGACCTGTGCTGCACCGTGTGGCGCGGCACCTCGTGACGGTTCAGCAGGAAGACGGCGGCTGGTCCTACACCGACCGGGCGCGGCTCTCGGACACGGACTGCACCTCCGTCGCGATCGAATTCCTCCACCAGCTCGATCCACGCGTCTACCGCGACTCGATCCGGCGCGGCGTAGGCGCGCTGATCGCTGTGCGCGGAGCCGACGGTGGGTTCCCCACCTACGGCGCGGGCACCCCGTCCGAGGCGTGCATGACGGCTGCCGCGATTAACGCACTGAGCACGCAGGACCACCTCCCCAACGGCGTGGTGGGATCGGCCCTTCACTATCTGGCGAACAGCCAGGACCAGGACGGCTGTTTTCCTCCCGGCTGGAGCAGAAGCCGCCTCCACACTCTCTTCAGGGTCCACCTCGCCGCCAGCCACGCCGGCCGGCCGGCTTTTCCCGTCGTCCGCGCCATGCAGGAACGGATCACCTCCCTGGTGTGTGCCGCCCAGCGTGAGGACGGCGGTTTCGGCCTGCAGGACGGCAGCCGCAGTGACGCGATCAGTACCTCCTATGCCCTCATCATCCTGGCGGCCGGATGCCCCGACCCGGCACCGGCCGTGCGCGCTGCCCGCTATCTGCTGTCTCATGTGCGCGCCGACGGCTCCGTCGACTCGCCTCCCGACATGGTGGGCCCGCGTCCCTTCCCCTACCACGTCCCCGTGCTGGCCGACGCCTTCACTCTGCTCGCACTGGGCCACCTCAACTCCCGCATCCAGCCTTCCCGCCCCATGGCAGAGGGCCCACGGCACGGCGGAGCGAGACCCTTCGAGAGGACAGCGCCGTGA
- a CDS encoding terpene synthase family protein codes for MRSACPGVSAEARGKQLNSSVLAWARRVGLGTGTVEEERLAAMRLGEFAARVVPEAGAAEAELTAQWAAFVCLVDDRLDRGGLGSRPEEVRALFGGLLGVLTANRAVVSSGEVETALTDLWRRTAPCMSSRWRERFITDYREFAQATYQEATGRRDRVGLPLDDYILLRRRTITVFPMADIVECTAGAPWPDHLGCDLAVRALRQAAADVAGWTNDLVSADGDLQAGQESLVAVVGREHGCSPSAAHERVTTMRDDRLRDFYTIAAVLAAGEGVPPAAREPLRSYVGALGSFLAATLHWLGVTGRFETRWLSGSHGGPASSVVL; via the coding sequence GTGCGTTCGGCCTGCCCGGGCGTCTCAGCTGAGGCGAGGGGCAAGCAGCTGAACTCCTCGGTGCTGGCCTGGGCGCGCCGCGTGGGGCTGGGCACCGGCACCGTCGAGGAGGAGCGCCTGGCTGCCATGCGGCTGGGAGAGTTCGCCGCCCGGGTAGTTCCCGAGGCCGGTGCGGCTGAGGCGGAGCTGACGGCACAGTGGGCTGCGTTTGTCTGTCTGGTGGACGACAGGCTCGATCGCGGTGGTCTGGGCTCTCGCCCGGAGGAGGTCCGTGCGCTGTTCGGCGGGCTGCTGGGCGTGCTCACCGCGAACCGTGCCGTCGTTTCGAGCGGTGAGGTCGAGACGGCGCTGACCGACCTGTGGCGGCGTACGGCTCCTTGCATGTCCTCTCGGTGGCGGGAGCGGTTCATCACCGATTACCGGGAATTCGCTCAAGCCACGTACCAGGAGGCCACAGGCCGCAGAGACCGCGTCGGGTTGCCACTCGATGACTACATCCTCCTGCGCCGCCGGACCATCACCGTGTTCCCGATGGCCGACATCGTCGAGTGCACCGCCGGCGCTCCCTGGCCTGACCACCTGGGTTGTGACCTCGCAGTGAGGGCCTTGCGGCAGGCAGCTGCCGATGTAGCGGGCTGGACGAATGATCTCGTCTCGGCCGACGGCGACCTGCAGGCAGGCCAGGAGAGCCTGGTGGCTGTCGTGGGGCGCGAACACGGTTGTTCTCCGTCCGCCGCGCACGAGCGGGTGACCACGATGCGGGACGACCGCCTTCGGGACTTCTACACAATCGCGGCTGTTCTGGCTGCTGGTGAAGGTGTACCCCCGGCAGCCCGGGAGCCGTTGCGGAGCTATGTGGGGGCGCTCGGATCCTTTCTGGCCGCGACACTGCACTGGCTCGGCGTCACCGGCCGGTTCGAGACCCGCTGGCTGTCGGGCAGTCACGGCGGCCCCGCCTCATCTGTCGTGCTCTGA
- a CDS encoding helicase associated domain-containing protein, translating into MPGVTVRGVDVGKWLARQRRHTVWAALLDGQRELLEAGQVVLREESTRNTRSMRRFLAVVGGGAAERRAREKYSLLDSFPFIHL; encoded by the coding sequence ATGCCCGGCGTCACGGTGCGGGGGGTGGACGTCGGCAAGTGGCTGGCCAGGCAGCGTCGGCACACGGTGTGGGCTGCGCTGCTGGACGGACAGCGCGAACTTCTGGAGGCAGGTCAGGTTGTCTTGCGTGAGGAGAGCACCCGCAACACGAGGTCGATGAGGCGGTTCCTCGCAGTGGTGGGAGGGGGAGCAGCGGAGCGGCGAGCCCGGGAGAAGTACTCACTGCTGGATTCTTTTCCGTTTATCCACCTCTGA
- a CDS encoding acyl-CoA carboxylase subunit beta produces MSRVPNSRDKLSDLHAVRARALRGPGATASPTRCAGSRPTARERIGLLLDPGSFREVEQLRRHRATGFGMEANDPHTDGVITGWGSVEGRPVFVYAQDFRVFGGALGEAHAAKIHKVMDMALSAGAPLVALNDGAGARIQEGAGALAGYGGISRRNTRASGMIPQISVMLGLCAGGAAYSAALTDFVFMVRDTSQMFVAEPRVVKTVTGEEITRNGLGGADVHAETSGACHFVHDDEETCLAEVRHLLSMLPQNNRELPPSVPCDDPADRRSPSLAELVPADGRHPYDMAKVIEAIVDDGDCLEVHERWARNIICALARLDGQVVGIVANQPQTLAGVLDIAASEKAARFVQTCDAFSIPLVTLVDVPGFLPGIGQEHGGIIRHGAKLLYAYCNATVPRVSLILRKAYGGAYIVMDSRSIGADLAYAWPTNEIAVMGAEAAAGVVFRRRIAEAGDPEAMRARMVKEYRAELMHPYYAAERGLVDDIIAPAESRETLIRSLTMLHAKYADLPARKHGNPPQ; encoded by the coding sequence ATGAGCCGCGTCCCGAACAGCCGTGACAAGCTGTCGGACCTGCACGCCGTCCGCGCCCGGGCCCTGCGCGGCCCGGGCGCGACCGCATCCCCGACGCGGTGCGCCGGGAGCCGGCCGACTGCCCGGGAGCGCATCGGACTTCTCCTGGACCCGGGGTCCTTCCGGGAGGTGGAGCAGTTGCGCCGGCATAGGGCGACCGGGTTCGGCATGGAAGCGAACGATCCGCATACGGATGGTGTGATCACCGGCTGGGGGAGTGTGGAGGGCCGTCCCGTCTTCGTGTACGCCCAGGACTTCCGCGTGTTCGGCGGCGCGCTGGGCGAGGCACACGCCGCCAAGATCCACAAGGTCATGGACATGGCCCTGTCGGCCGGTGCCCCGCTGGTGGCCCTGAACGACGGTGCGGGGGCCCGCATCCAGGAAGGTGCCGGCGCGTTGGCGGGATACGGGGGGATCTCCCGGCGCAACACCCGTGCCTCCGGCATGATTCCGCAGATCAGCGTGATGCTCGGCCTGTGCGCGGGCGGCGCGGCCTACAGCGCCGCCTTGACCGACTTCGTCTTCATGGTTCGCGACACCTCCCAGATGTTCGTCGCTGAACCGCGGGTCGTGAAGACGGTGACCGGTGAGGAGATCACTCGGAACGGCTTGGGCGGCGCGGATGTGCACGCCGAGACCTCCGGCGCGTGCCACTTCGTCCACGACGACGAGGAAACCTGCCTCGCCGAGGTCCGCCACCTGCTGTCCATGCTCCCGCAGAACAACCGGGAGCTCCCGCCGTCCGTGCCCTGCGACGACCCCGCGGACCGCCGCTCGCCGTCTCTCGCGGAACTGGTCCCCGCGGACGGGCGTCACCCGTACGACATGGCGAAGGTGATCGAGGCGATCGTCGACGACGGCGACTGTCTGGAGGTCCACGAGCGTTGGGCCCGCAACATCATCTGCGCCCTGGCCCGCCTCGACGGTCAGGTGGTCGGCATAGTGGCGAACCAGCCGCAGACCCTGGCGGGCGTCCTGGACATCGCGGCATCCGAGAAGGCCGCCCGTTTCGTCCAGACGTGCGACGCGTTCAGCATCCCGCTCGTGACCTTGGTGGACGTCCCCGGCTTCCTCCCCGGCATCGGACAGGAGCACGGCGGAATCATCCGGCACGGCGCGAAGCTGCTGTACGCCTACTGCAACGCCACAGTTCCGCGCGTCTCCCTGATCCTGCGCAAGGCGTACGGCGGCGCGTACATCGTGATGGACTCACGCTCCATCGGCGCCGACCTCGCCTACGCGTGGCCGACCAACGAGATCGCGGTCATGGGTGCGGAAGCGGCCGCGGGCGTCGTCTTCCGCCGTCGGATCGCGGAGGCCGGGGACCCCGAGGCGATGCGCGCCCGCATGGTGAAGGAGTACCGGGCCGAACTGATGCACCCGTACTACGCGGCCGAGCGAGGCCTGGTCGACGACATCATCGCCCCGGCCGAGAGCCGGGAGACACTGATCCGGTCCCTCACCATGCTCCACGCGAAGTACGCCGACCTGCCCGCCCGCAAACACGGCAACCCTCCGCAGTGA
- a CDS encoding DUF5988 family protein: protein MSQIKVLLVGGLSYFPSDERVQFTESLGEKIKYRFGASYEHYVHEGDYTTVDGEELPVFQWTARTAIAE from the coding sequence ATGTCGCAGATCAAGGTCCTGCTGGTCGGAGGGCTGTCCTACTTCCCTTCCGACGAGCGGGTCCAGTTCACGGAATCGCTGGGCGAGAAGATCAAGTATCGGTTCGGCGCGAGCTACGAACACTACGTCCACGAAGGCGACTACACGACCGTCGACGGCGAGGAACTGCCGGTGTTCCAGTGGACGGCACGGACCGCCATCGCGGAATGA
- a CDS encoding DUF6059 family protein yields the protein MLRPLKAIAYGCVRLVWESLVAYGKVSCCVADLPESTPTAADPGPRHPERVRRDVPLSRVEKTLQRQLRNYV from the coding sequence ATGTTGCGTCCTCTCAAGGCGATCGCCTACGGGTGTGTGCGCCTGGTCTGGGAGAGCCTGGTGGCCTACGGGAAGGTGTCGTGCTGCGTCGCGGACCTCCCCGAGTCGACGCCCACCGCGGCCGATCCAGGGCCACGGCACCCGGAGCGGGTTCGCCGAGACGTACCGCTGAGCCGGGTCGAGAAGACCCTCCAACGGCAACTGCGCAATTACGTGTGA
- a CDS encoding methyltransferase codes for MEAEQKHAMAVGQLAIGGWFSRALAVTARLGIADILDGGHLPHTEIAERTGSDPDVLLRLLRALVFVGAAERDADGAFGITEPFQQLRTDHPLSLRHTVMLFAETYDDAFGALLHTVRTGKSGFQKVFGTSLFEHFETDAEAARVFDLAMVELARPVAVSLLRARDFSGVGTIVDVGGGGGAMLRGMLRALPDVKGVSTDRRSVCERAAAELAKSPDSGLAGRLAFEPADFFQEVPAGGDLYLLKNVLHDWAFESGKRILGTVARAMTSTAAQHGTDAPVPRLLVIEPPITQDFDAARELFQMVACEEGMHGLTEEGMRGLLDAAGFDVRSVLPLPTGHNVYEATVRTTSEAPL; via the coding sequence ATGGAAGCTGAGCAGAAACACGCGATGGCGGTCGGTCAACTGGCCATCGGGGGCTGGTTCTCCCGCGCCCTGGCCGTCACGGCCCGGCTCGGCATCGCAGACATCCTGGACGGCGGACACCTGCCGCACACGGAGATCGCCGAGCGCACCGGCTCCGACCCCGATGTGCTGCTCCGGCTGCTGCGGGCCCTGGTCTTCGTAGGAGCCGCGGAGCGCGACGCCGACGGCGCCTTCGGCATCACCGAGCCGTTCCAGCAGCTGCGCACCGACCACCCGCTCTCGCTCCGGCACACCGTCATGCTGTTCGCAGAAACCTACGACGACGCGTTCGGCGCCCTGCTGCACACCGTCCGGACGGGCAAGTCGGGATTCCAGAAGGTCTTCGGCACCTCGTTGTTCGAGCACTTCGAGACGGACGCCGAGGCCGCCCGGGTGTTCGACCTGGCGATGGTGGAACTGGCCCGCCCGGTGGCCGTCTCCCTGCTCAGGGCCCGCGACTTCTCCGGGGTCGGCACGATCGTCGACGTCGGCGGGGGCGGCGGCGCGATGCTGCGCGGCATGCTCCGGGCCCTCCCGGACGTCAAGGGCGTCAGCACCGACCGGCGCAGCGTCTGCGAGAGGGCCGCCGCCGAACTGGCGAAGTCCCCGGACAGCGGGCTCGCCGGGCGCCTCGCCTTCGAGCCCGCGGACTTCTTCCAGGAAGTCCCGGCCGGCGGTGACCTCTACCTGCTCAAGAACGTGCTGCACGACTGGGCCTTCGAGAGCGGCAAGCGCATCCTCGGCACCGTCGCCCGGGCCATGACGAGTACGGCCGCGCAGCACGGCACCGACGCTCCCGTCCCGCGTCTGCTGGTGATCGAACCGCCCATCACCCAGGACTTCGACGCGGCCCGCGAACTGTTCCAGATGGTGGCGTGCGAGGAGGGCATGCACGGCCTCACCGAGGAGGGCATGCGCGGCCTGCTCGACGCGGCGGGCTTCGACGTGCGGTCCGTCCTCCCGCTGCCCACCGGCCACAACGTGTACGAAGCCACCGTCCGCACCACGTCCGAAGCCCCCCTCTAG
- a CDS encoding alpha/beta fold hydrolase, with product MNDVDELKEYLLLHARVQGMRPEQYHRIVGAVRTDDERDPDSWTARWCAEAELHERAGQLLDACRAYNLARFPYVDGPVRRRALDNCVAVFDRWRHEHSGIEPLTVPGARGEIRCWTTGLSDGARRPVVVLMGGMVSIKEQWAPLLPLFDRQGFAAVATEMPGVGQNTVPYTPTSWRMISDVLDAVSDRCDASRAYAVCLSFSGHLALHCAAHDPRIRGIVTAGAPVDAFFTDAGWRADVPRLTTDSLAHLTGRSTDDMTEWAIDGETLDRVTVPVHYLVSRRDEIVPPDEIAVLRRHLRRLHVRENDDVHGSPHHIAESRLWVVRSLLRLRGGHRIRVAILAALLALLRLRTLVRRRVPGTTSATGGPSAPSRTTSPNVPEKGTADHGS from the coding sequence ATGAACGACGTCGACGAACTCAAGGAGTACCTGCTGCTGCACGCACGGGTTCAGGGCATGCGACCCGAGCAGTACCACCGGATCGTCGGCGCCGTGCGCACGGACGACGAACGCGACCCGGACTCCTGGACCGCCCGGTGGTGCGCCGAGGCCGAGCTCCACGAAAGGGCCGGACAGCTGTTGGACGCATGCCGCGCCTACAACCTCGCCCGCTTCCCCTACGTCGACGGCCCCGTGCGCAGGCGCGCCCTCGACAACTGCGTCGCGGTGTTCGACCGTTGGCGGCACGAACACTCCGGCATCGAGCCCCTCACGGTCCCGGGCGCGAGGGGCGAGATCAGGTGCTGGACCACCGGCCTGTCCGACGGGGCCCGCCGCCCGGTCGTGGTGCTCATGGGCGGCATGGTGAGCATCAAGGAGCAGTGGGCGCCCCTGCTGCCGCTGTTCGACCGGCAGGGCTTCGCCGCCGTCGCCACGGAGATGCCGGGGGTCGGCCAGAACACCGTCCCGTACACGCCCACGAGCTGGCGGATGATCTCGGATGTGCTCGACGCCGTCTCCGACCGGTGCGACGCGAGCCGGGCGTACGCCGTGTGTCTCAGCTTCAGCGGCCACCTCGCACTGCACTGCGCCGCCCACGACCCCCGGATCCGCGGCATCGTCACCGCGGGCGCACCCGTCGACGCCTTCTTCACGGACGCCGGGTGGCGGGCGGACGTTCCCCGCCTGACCACCGACTCGCTCGCCCATCTGACGGGCCGGTCCACCGACGACATGACCGAGTGGGCGATCGACGGCGAGACGCTGGACCGGGTGACCGTGCCCGTGCACTACCTGGTCAGCCGCCGCGACGAGATCGTACCGCCGGACGAGATCGCGGTACTGCGACGGCATCTGCGCCGGCTGCACGTGCGGGAGAACGACGACGTCCACGGCTCACCGCACCACATCGCCGAGTCCCGCCTCTGGGTGGTGCGGTCCCTGCTGCGGCTCAGGGGCGGACACCGGATCCGCGTCGCGATCCTCGCCGCCCTGCTCGCCCTCCTGCGGCTGCGTACCCTCGTGCGCCGCCGTGTACCCGGAACGACATCGGCCACGGGCGGCCCGTCCGCGCCCTCCCGCACGACCTCACCCAACGTCCCAGAGAAGGGAACCGCAGACCATGGAAGCTGA
- a CDS encoding 2-oxo acid dehydrogenase subunit E2 has translation MGSARLPRERRHTLYFLRWIRSAAPVHLDTEVEMSRITEHRESRRATGTRYSVVSYVLHEAGRVLAEHPEANSLVRGGLVPRVHTPASAHGKLALDKTVNGRRMVLATVLADLQSAGLDDIQRQVDRFRDNDPADMPEFAPLWKLIRLPALLGNAAFRIGVGAPRRRTRLLGTFAVTSLGHSVVDGFHSMGGTTVTLGVGRIVHRPVATPDGRVLVAPIMRLSLTFDHRVIDGAEAADVLAELKARLQSFAPPADAAPERRAERVTS, from the coding sequence ATGGGATCCGCACGCTTGCCCCGGGAACGCCGCCACACGCTCTACTTCCTGCGCTGGATCCGGTCCGCCGCCCCTGTCCACCTCGACACCGAGGTGGAGATGAGCCGGATCACCGAGCACCGCGAGAGCCGGCGCGCCACGGGCACCCGCTATTCGGTCGTCAGCTACGTGCTGCACGAGGCCGGCCGAGTGCTCGCCGAGCACCCGGAGGCCAACTCGCTGGTGCGCGGCGGTCTCGTGCCACGCGTCCACACGCCGGCCTCGGCGCACGGCAAGCTCGCCCTCGACAAGACGGTCAACGGCCGGCGGATGGTCCTCGCCACCGTGCTGGCCGACCTGCAGTCGGCCGGCCTCGACGACATCCAACGGCAGGTGGACCGCTTCCGCGACAACGACCCCGCGGACATGCCGGAGTTCGCCCCGCTGTGGAAACTGATCCGGCTGCCCGCACTCCTGGGAAACGCGGCCTTCCGCATCGGCGTCGGCGCCCCGCGCCGCCGCACCCGGCTGCTCGGCACCTTCGCCGTCACCTCGCTCGGGCACAGCGTCGTCGACGGCTTCCACTCCATGGGCGGTACGACCGTCACCCTCGGCGTCGGACGGATCGTGCACCGCCCCGTCGCCACCCCGGACGGCCGTGTCCTCGTCGCGCCGATCATGCGCCTCTCCCTGACCTTCGACCACCGGGTGATCGACGGCGCCGAGGCGGCGGACGTCCTGGCGGAGCTGAAGGCCCGCCTGCAGAGCTTCGCCCCGCCGGCCGATGCCGCCCCGGAGCGGCGGGCGGAGCGGGTCACCTCATGA
- a CDS encoding ferredoxin, with protein MRITVDHERCVGAGQCVLSAPEVFDQSEEDGTSVVREPHPAPEHHDAARRAADLCPGRAVRLD; from the coding sequence ATGCGGATCACCGTCGACCATGAGCGCTGCGTCGGTGCCGGCCAGTGCGTGCTCAGTGCACCGGAGGTCTTCGACCAGAGCGAGGAGGACGGCACGTCCGTGGTGCGCGAGCCGCACCCGGCCCCGGAGCACCACGACGCCGCACGCCGCGCCGCGGACCTCTGCCCGGGGCGCGCCGTCCGGCTGGACTGA
- a CDS encoding cytochrome P450 — translation MGSPMLSEDLTEQSLPTFPMKRTCPFAPPPPYGELREADPIATVLLPNGKKAWLITGHTYARRLLTDGRLSSNRTNPGFPELVPGLAKLASQSTGFMSWMDAEEHAGHRRLLTGEFTVRKVAGMRPRIQQFTDDAITAMLRQGPPADLVEAVSLPVPSLVICDLLGVPYDDRAFFQQRTRTIADRRCDAEQRTGALAELRGYLVELVTKKETDPGDDVVSRLIAKYRAADRYERNHLAGTAILLLIAGHESTANMISLGTVALLQNPGQLAKLRAEPALMRGAVEELLRFFSISDPATSRVAVEDISIGDHTIHAGDGVIIPNAAANHDPAAFADPGNLDVQRDARQHVAFGYGAHQCLGQNLARAELEIAYTTLFDRVPDLHLTVPLEELPFKDDANIFGINQVPVAW, via the coding sequence ATGGGAAGCCCGATGCTCTCCGAAGACCTCACCGAACAGTCCCTGCCCACCTTCCCGATGAAGCGCACCTGCCCGTTCGCGCCCCCGCCGCCCTACGGCGAGCTGCGCGAGGCCGACCCGATCGCGACGGTGCTGCTCCCCAACGGCAAGAAGGCCTGGCTGATCACCGGCCACACGTACGCCCGCCGGCTGCTCACCGACGGCCGCCTCAGCTCCAACCGCACCAACCCCGGATTCCCCGAACTGGTCCCCGGCCTGGCCAAGCTCGCCAGCCAGAGCACCGGGTTCATGTCCTGGATGGACGCCGAGGAGCACGCGGGTCACCGCAGGCTCCTCACGGGCGAGTTCACCGTCCGCAAGGTTGCCGGGATGCGTCCGCGCATCCAGCAGTTCACCGACGACGCCATCACCGCGATGCTCCGCCAGGGCCCGCCCGCCGACCTCGTCGAGGCGGTGTCGCTGCCCGTGCCGTCCCTCGTCATCTGCGATCTCCTCGGTGTCCCGTACGACGACCGCGCGTTCTTCCAGCAGCGCACCCGTACCATCGCCGACCGCCGCTGCGACGCCGAGCAGCGCACCGGCGCGCTCGCTGAACTGCGCGGCTACCTCGTCGAGTTGGTCACCAAGAAGGAGACCGACCCGGGCGACGACGTCGTCTCCCGGCTGATCGCCAAGTACCGCGCCGCGGACCGGTACGAACGCAACCACCTGGCCGGTACGGCGATCCTGCTGCTCATCGCGGGCCATGAGAGCACCGCCAACATGATCTCCCTGGGCACCGTGGCCCTCCTGCAGAACCCAGGACAACTGGCCAAGCTCCGCGCCGAACCCGCACTGATGCGCGGGGCGGTCGAGGAACTGCTGCGCTTCTTCAGCATCTCCGACCCGGCGACCAGCCGTGTCGCCGTCGAGGACATCAGCATCGGGGACCACACCATCCACGCCGGAGACGGAGTGATCATCCCCAACGCCGCCGCCAACCACGACCCCGCCGCGTTCGCCGACCCCGGCAACCTGGACGTCCAGCGCGACGCCCGCCAGCATGTCGCCTTCGGCTACGGAGCACACCAGTGCCTCGGCCAGAACCTCGCCCGTGCCGAACTGGAGATCGCGTACACCACGCTCTTCGACCGGGTGCCCGACCTGCACCTGACGGTTCCGCTGGAGGAACTGCCGTTCAAGGACGACGCCAACATCTTCGGCATCAACCAAGTCCCTGTGGCCTGGTGA